In Trichomycterus rosablanca isolate fTriRos1 chromosome 20, fTriRos1.hap1, whole genome shotgun sequence, one DNA window encodes the following:
- the rad1 gene encoding cell cycle checkpoint protein RAD1 isoform X1, which translates to MPLSTQSQSGNDDYVLVASLDNVRNLSNILKAISLKDHAMFNATQNGLKVTVEDSKCLQANAFIQAEVFQEFSLKEDVVAFQVNLTVLLDCLTIFGGSTVPGVSTALRMCYNGYGYPLTLFLEEGGVVTVCKINTQEPEEPLDFDFCSTDVTNKVILQSDSLKEAFSELDMTSEILQLTMSPSQPFFRLSTFGNSGNAHYDYPKDSDMMELFQCTKTQTNRYKMSLLKPSTKALALSCKVSVRTDSRGFLSLQYLVRNDDGQICFVEYYCCPDEEVDEE; encoded by the exons ATGCCTCTGTCAACCCAGTCCCAGTCAGGAAATGATGACTATGTTCTGGTAGCAAGTCTGGATAACGTAAGGAATCTCTCCAACATTCTGAAAGCCATATCCCTCAAAGACCATGCAATGTTCAATGCAACGCAAAATGGGTTAAAAGTTACTGTAGAGGATTCCAAATGCCTTCAAGCAAATGCATTCATTCAG GCAGAGGTATTCCAAGAATTTTCACTCAAAGAGGATGTAGTTGCATTTCAGGTGAACCTAACTGTGCTGCTGGATTGCCTCACCATCTTTGGAGGAAGCACAGTACCAG GGGTAAGCACAGCTCTGAGAATGTGTTACAATGGCTATGGCTACCCGTTAACCCTGTTTCTGGAGGAGGGAGGAGTGGTTACTGTTTGCAAAATTAACACCCAGGAGCCAGAGGAGCCCTTAGATTTTGATTTTTGCAGCACTGATGTTACCAACAAGGTGATTCTACAGTCTGACAGTCTAAAAGAGGCCTTTTCAGAGCTGGACATGACAAGTGAGATCCTGCAGTTAACAATGTCACCAAGTCAACCATTTTTCAG ATTGTCGACATTTGGAAATTCAGGAAACGCCCATTATGACTACCCGAAAGACTCAGACATGATGGAGCTGTTCCAGTGTACCAAGACTCAGACTAACAG GTACAAGATGTCTCTATTAAAACCCTCCACTAAGGCTTTGGCCTTATCTTGTAAGGTCTCAGTGAGAACAGACAGTCGAGGGTTCCTCTCGCTACAGTACCTCGTACGGAATGATGACGGACAAATCTGTTTTGTTGAATACTATTGCTGTCCTGACGAAGAGGTTGATGAAGAGTAG
- the rad1 gene encoding cell cycle checkpoint protein RAD1 isoform X2, whose product MFNATQNGLKVTVEDSKCLQANAFIQAEVFQEFSLKEDVVAFQVNLTVLLDCLTIFGGSTVPGVSTALRMCYNGYGYPLTLFLEEGGVVTVCKINTQEPEEPLDFDFCSTDVTNKVILQSDSLKEAFSELDMTSEILQLTMSPSQPFFRLSTFGNSGNAHYDYPKDSDMMELFQCTKTQTNRYKMSLLKPSTKALALSCKVSVRTDSRGFLSLQYLVRNDDGQICFVEYYCCPDEEVDEE is encoded by the exons ATGTTCAATGCAACGCAAAATGGGTTAAAAGTTACTGTAGAGGATTCCAAATGCCTTCAAGCAAATGCATTCATTCAG GCAGAGGTATTCCAAGAATTTTCACTCAAAGAGGATGTAGTTGCATTTCAGGTGAACCTAACTGTGCTGCTGGATTGCCTCACCATCTTTGGAGGAAGCACAGTACCAG GGGTAAGCACAGCTCTGAGAATGTGTTACAATGGCTATGGCTACCCGTTAACCCTGTTTCTGGAGGAGGGAGGAGTGGTTACTGTTTGCAAAATTAACACCCAGGAGCCAGAGGAGCCCTTAGATTTTGATTTTTGCAGCACTGATGTTACCAACAAGGTGATTCTACAGTCTGACAGTCTAAAAGAGGCCTTTTCAGAGCTGGACATGACAAGTGAGATCCTGCAGTTAACAATGTCACCAAGTCAACCATTTTTCAG ATTGTCGACATTTGGAAATTCAGGAAACGCCCATTATGACTACCCGAAAGACTCAGACATGATGGAGCTGTTCCAGTGTACCAAGACTCAGACTAACAG GTACAAGATGTCTCTATTAAAACCCTCCACTAAGGCTTTGGCCTTATCTTGTAAGGTCTCAGTGAGAACAGACAGTCGAGGGTTCCTCTCGCTACAGTACCTCGTACGGAATGATGACGGACAAATCTGTTTTGTTGAATACTATTGCTGTCCTGACGAAGAGGTTGATGAAGAGTAG